Proteins encoded by one window of Halomonas sp. SH5A2:
- a CDS encoding TRAP transporter small permease, which translates to MTFKFDKLYRLGAWGAALCMIAICALIATQVFSRLVDALLVMVGIARLNIGITGVSEMASYLLVGATFLGLAYTFVHHAHIRVTLLITRLPSALRVWFEVFGLVVAIMLSLLLCYELTALIQESIAYNDVSSGFLSIPLWIPQVVLVTGVALLCLALIEALLMALRLAFKDPSRFREVMAREERNDP; encoded by the coding sequence ATGACGTTCAAATTCGATAAGCTCTATCGCCTGGGGGCTTGGGGTGCTGCGCTTTGTATGATCGCGATTTGCGCGCTGATCGCGACGCAGGTGTTTTCTCGGTTGGTCGATGCGCTACTGGTCATGGTCGGTATCGCGCGGCTAAACATCGGCATCACCGGTGTCTCTGAAATGGCATCTTACCTGCTGGTAGGTGCTACCTTTCTAGGCTTGGCGTACACCTTCGTTCATCACGCGCATATTCGGGTGACGTTGCTGATTACACGACTGCCCTCAGCGTTACGGGTATGGTTTGAGGTGTTTGGTCTGGTCGTGGCCATCATGCTGAGCTTGCTGCTTTGCTATGAGCTGACGGCGCTGATTCAAGAAAGCATCGCCTATAACGATGTTTCCTCAGGTTTTTTATCGATTCCGCTGTGGATTCCGCAAGTCGTGTTGGTGACCGGCGTTGCCTTGCTGTGTCTGGCATTGATCGAGGCGCTGCTGATGGCGTTACGCTTGGCGTTCAAGGATCCCTCACGCTTTCGCGAGGTCATGGCCCGTGAAGAACGTAACGACCCCTGA
- a CDS encoding TRAP transporter substrate-binding protein, whose protein sequence is MRTRIATPLLLVTACSIAATAQAAEWTMATPYGDASFHTQNTKQFAEDVAEATDGDLTINVQSGGALVSHGEIKPSVRRGTIAAGEIFLSVLSNENPIFEVDTLPGVAGSYDDAYALWEATKPMISDLFEEEGLIPLYAVAWPAQGIYTAEELTDPDQFDGLRVRAPNINTQRFIENLGGSPTETEESDIPTAFSTGRVDAMITSSSTGNSMAAWDYVSHYTDANLWLPKNIVFINQRSFDQLDEDTQDALMEAAEKAEKRGWEMSREDNQESLAILKENGITVSEPNDVVSEALQEAGDELFADWESRADDQAKEALESYRDQLDD, encoded by the coding sequence ATGCGTACCCGCATTGCAACGCCGCTGCTTCTGGTCACGGCATGTAGCATCGCTGCGACCGCTCAGGCCGCCGAATGGACCATGGCGACGCCCTATGGCGATGCCAGTTTCCATACCCAAAACACCAAGCAGTTCGCCGAAGACGTTGCCGAAGCAACGGATGGGGACTTGACCATTAACGTGCAAAGCGGTGGAGCCCTCGTTTCTCACGGTGAGATCAAGCCATCGGTACGCCGTGGCACCATTGCCGCGGGGGAGATATTCCTCTCGGTACTCTCCAATGAAAACCCGATTTTTGAGGTGGATACATTGCCTGGTGTGGCCGGAAGCTACGACGACGCCTATGCGCTTTGGGAAGCCACCAAGCCGATGATCAGTGACCTGTTTGAGGAAGAAGGCCTGATCCCGCTTTACGCGGTGGCCTGGCCTGCTCAGGGTATCTATACCGCTGAAGAACTGACCGATCCGGATCAGTTTGATGGCTTGCGCGTGCGGGCCCCCAATATCAATACCCAGCGGTTTATCGAAAATCTGGGTGGCAGCCCGACTGAAACGGAAGAGTCCGACATCCCCACGGCGTTTAGCACTGGCCGCGTGGATGCCATGATTACCTCGAGTTCCACGGGTAATTCAATGGCTGCCTGGGATTACGTCTCGCATTACACCGATGCCAACCTCTGGCTGCCCAAAAACATTGTGTTTATCAACCAGCGCAGCTTTGACCAGTTGGACGAAGACACTCAAGACGCGTTAATGGAAGCGGCCGAGAAAGCTGAAAAACGCGGCTGGGAAATGAGCCGGGAAGATAACCAGGAAAGCCTGGCGATACTGAAAGAAAACGGCATCACCGTTTCCGAACCCAACGATGTAGTGTCAGAGGCACTGCAGGAAGCGGGTGACGAACTGTTTGCCGATTGGGAATCACGGGCTGACGACCAGGCCAAGGAAGCGCTTGAGTCGTACCGTGATCAACTCGACGATTGA
- a CDS encoding 5-oxoprolinase subunit PxpA, whose amino-acid sequence MPLPLLNCDMGESFGNWSIGLDDEVMPFVDCANIACGYHASDPHVMRRTVKLAAQYGVRIGAHPGYPDLMGFGRRSMACSPSEVEDIVLYQIGALAGICQAEGTQLSYIKPHGALYNDMAANPELLEGVMRAVHAYDPGLPLMIMATANPEPHRELAAKLRVTLWFETFADRAYEANGHLASRRLPDAVHHDQATIVDQAVMLAKGEPLTARDGTSLSLPCDTLCVHGDNPESVAAVRAIRDAFSTLGSA is encoded by the coding sequence ATGCCCCTCCCGCTTCTCAACTGCGACATGGGTGAAAGCTTTGGCAACTGGTCGATTGGCCTGGACGATGAGGTGATGCCCTTTGTTGACTGTGCCAACATTGCCTGCGGCTATCATGCCTCCGACCCCCACGTGATGCGCCGCACGGTCAAACTCGCGGCTCAGTACGGCGTGCGCATTGGCGCGCACCCTGGCTACCCTGACCTGATGGGCTTTGGTCGCCGCTCCATGGCCTGTTCGCCAAGCGAGGTCGAGGATATCGTGCTCTATCAGATTGGCGCTCTGGCGGGTATCTGCCAGGCAGAGGGTACCCAACTGAGCTACATCAAACCCCACGGCGCACTCTACAACGATATGGCGGCCAACCCTGAGCTGCTTGAAGGGGTGATGCGCGCCGTGCATGCCTATGACCCCGGCCTGCCGCTCATGATCATGGCCACTGCCAACCCCGAACCGCACCGCGAGTTAGCCGCCAAACTGAGGGTCACCCTGTGGTTTGAGACCTTTGCCGACCGGGCCTACGAAGCCAACGGTCATCTGGCCTCGCGGCGCCTGCCCGATGCCGTTCACCACGACCAGGCCACGATCGTCGACCAGGCCGTCATGCTCGCCAAAGGCGAACCCCTCACCGCCCGCGACGGAACCTCGCTGTCGTTACCCTGCGATACCCTTTGCGTTCACGGCGACAACCCCGAGTCTGTCGCCGCCGTGCGCGCCATTCGCGATGCGTTTAGTACTCTGGGGTCAGCGTGA
- the pxpB gene encoding 5-oxoprolinase subunit PxpB, which produces MKLRIETAGMEALMVRLFDTIDVSNMAWILAADHALRDAFGEALVDLMPSYTTLLLHYDCRKLSHLEAQARVQDALTNLTPADTQQGQRHEIPVWYDESVGPDLARVAKRAGISVAELIEQHCQDDYCVFALGFAPGYGFMGLVDDTIATPRLTTPRRHVAAGSVGIADRQTAIYPLPSPGGWNLLGRTAVPLFEHAKRGEPLLRPGDSVRFRSISRDEFEAQGGDTTPMEERS; this is translated from the coding sequence GTGAAGTTGCGTATTGAAACAGCCGGGATGGAAGCCCTGATGGTACGCCTGTTCGATACCATCGACGTCAGCAACATGGCCTGGATTCTGGCGGCTGACCACGCGCTGCGCGATGCTTTTGGCGAGGCGCTGGTCGATTTGATGCCGTCATACACCACGCTGTTGCTGCATTACGATTGTCGAAAGCTCAGCCACCTCGAAGCCCAGGCTCGCGTTCAAGACGCCCTGACAAACCTGACACCCGCCGATACCCAGCAAGGCCAGCGCCATGAAATTCCCGTGTGGTACGACGAGAGCGTTGGGCCGGATCTTGCGCGGGTGGCAAAGCGCGCGGGCATCAGCGTTGCCGAGCTTATTGAGCAGCACTGCCAAGACGACTACTGCGTGTTCGCGCTGGGCTTTGCGCCGGGGTACGGCTTCATGGGTTTGGTGGATGACACTATTGCCACGCCGCGACTCACTACCCCCAGGCGTCACGTAGCCGCGGGAAGCGTAGGCATCGCAGATCGCCAAACGGCCATTTACCCACTGCCTTCACCCGGCGGGTGGAACTTGCTGGGCCGCACGGCGGTGCCGCTATTCGAACACGCCAAACGCGGCGAGCCGCTATTGCGCCCAGGCGACAGCGTACGCTTTAGGTCAATCTCCCGCGACGAGTTTGAGGCCCAGGGTGGCGATACTACGCCGATGGAGGAGCGCTCGTGA
- a CDS encoding 5-oxoprolinase subunit C family protein, with amino-acid sequence MSQASLVVKQAGPLALIQDAGRFGVGHLGVTQGGAADWIAFYWANWLLGNPLNSAALEIVMGGGLTLEAEGEVTLALTGADLAATLDGEPLAPNASVTLRSGQQLIFQQPRQGLRAYLAFPGGLEAPEVLGSRSCTVREQLGGLQENGQPLKAGEHLTWQGHTHQPRTLPDNLAPRMPTSGCRLPMVLGSQVASFSGNSLYQAFNTPWQVDNRADRMGVRLTGPVLGGTLKGIVSEGIPLGAVQVPPDGQPIVLMNDRQTIGGYPRLGALTPSACAALAQCLPGTQVWLTPVSASQAQADYRRQFAHWTSD; translated from the coding sequence GTGAGCCAGGCATCATTAGTGGTAAAACAGGCGGGGCCGCTGGCATTGATTCAAGACGCGGGACGCTTTGGCGTGGGTCATCTGGGCGTCACCCAGGGCGGGGCCGCCGACTGGATCGCGTTTTATTGGGCCAACTGGCTACTGGGCAATCCACTCAACAGCGCTGCGCTGGAAATCGTCATGGGGGGTGGCTTGACGCTGGAAGCCGAGGGCGAGGTAACCTTGGCGCTGACCGGCGCCGACCTGGCCGCCACTCTTGACGGCGAACCGCTCGCCCCCAACGCCAGCGTAACCCTGCGCTCAGGGCAGCAGTTGATCTTTCAGCAGCCACGCCAGGGCCTGCGCGCCTACCTCGCCTTCCCCGGCGGCCTGGAGGCACCCGAAGTTCTCGGCAGCCGCTCGTGCACGGTTCGCGAGCAGCTAGGCGGCCTGCAGGAAAACGGCCAGCCGCTCAAGGCGGGCGAGCATTTGACCTGGCAGGGACATACCCATCAGCCGCGCACGCTGCCTGACAATCTGGCCCCGCGCATGCCTACGTCCGGCTGCCGCCTACCCATGGTGCTGGGTTCGCAGGTGGCGAGCTTTTCGGGTAACAGCCTGTACCAGGCATTTAATACGCCCTGGCAGGTCGATAACCGCGCTGACCGCATGGGCGTTCGCCTGACCGGACCGGTGCTTGGCGGCACGCTAAAGGGTATCGTGTCGGAAGGCATACCGCTGGGCGCCGTACAGGTGCCCCCCGACGGCCAGCCCATTGTGTTGATGAACGACCGCCAGACCATTGGCGGTTACCCGCGTCTGGGGGCGTTGACGCCATCCGCCTGTGCCGCGCTTGCCCAGTGCTTGCCCGGTACTCAGGTATGGCTGACGCCGGTCAGCGCCAGCCAGGCCCAGGCCGATTACCGTCGGCAATTCGCCCACTGGACCTCCGATTAG
- the hmpA gene encoding NO-inducible flavohemoprotein → MLTQDQEALIAATAPVVAEHLNTITQRFYPLMFERYPSVKPLFNQVHQQNGAQPRALAGAVLAYVGLRKDPDNARQTLETVVNKHVSLGILPEQYPIVGECLMMAIGEVLGDAVTPEIADAWGALYQELADLLIELEENRYQEFEQRVGGWRGTRRFRVADSQQESAVIRSFILEPEDGGPVAAHAPGQYIGVKVTIDGEPVHRHYSLSATPNGRAYRVSIKRESDGRVSRYFHDQLADGGVVELLPPAGEMTLVPGDAPLMLISGGVGQTPLLPMAKQALGQGRRVVYLHAAQTPAHWAFADELRALEKAYPAQFKLVTVFEQSAAGDHQGRVDQALLADYLPAGAHCYFVGPHGMMEGVEQALKKLGVADSHRHYEHFGPAMPLNAA, encoded by the coding sequence ATGCTTACCCAAGACCAGGAAGCGTTAATTGCCGCCACCGCCCCCGTCGTGGCTGAACACTTGAATACCATTACCCAACGTTTTTACCCGCTGATGTTTGAACGCTACCCAAGCGTCAAGCCGCTGTTCAATCAGGTTCATCAGCAAAACGGCGCCCAGCCCCGAGCACTGGCAGGGGCGGTGCTGGCCTACGTGGGCCTGCGTAAAGATCCTGACAATGCGCGTCAAACGCTCGAAACGGTGGTCAACAAACACGTATCGCTGGGTATTTTGCCCGAGCAGTATCCGATTGTGGGTGAGTGCCTGATGATGGCGATCGGCGAGGTGTTGGGCGATGCGGTTACTCCCGAGATCGCCGATGCCTGGGGAGCGCTCTATCAGGAGCTTGCCGATTTATTGATCGAGCTGGAAGAAAACCGCTACCAGGAATTTGAGCAACGCGTGGGTGGTTGGCGCGGCACGCGGCGTTTCCGCGTGGCAGATAGCCAGCAGGAAAGCGCGGTGATTCGCTCGTTTATTCTCGAACCCGAGGACGGTGGCCCCGTCGCGGCGCATGCGCCTGGGCAATATATCGGCGTCAAGGTAACCATCGACGGGGAGCCGGTGCACCGTCACTATAGCCTGTCGGCCACGCCCAATGGGCGCGCTTATCGGGTGTCTATCAAGCGCGAGAGCGACGGTCGCGTAAGCCGTTATTTTCACGATCAACTGGCGGATGGCGGGGTGGTCGAGCTGTTGCCACCCGCGGGCGAGATGACGCTGGTACCGGGTGACGCTCCGCTGATGTTGATCAGCGGCGGAGTGGGTCAGACACCGCTGCTGCCGATGGCCAAACAGGCACTTGGCCAGGGCCGCCGGGTCGTGTATCTGCACGCGGCGCAAACGCCTGCGCATTGGGCCTTTGCCGACGAGCTACGGGCGCTCGAAAAGGCCTACCCGGCGCAGTTCAAGCTGGTTACCGTGTTCGAGCAAAGCGCTGCGGGCGATCATCAAGGGCGGGTCGATCAGGCGCTGCTTGCCGATTACTTACCCGCAGGGGCGCACTGCTATTTCGTTGGTCCCCACGGCATGATGGAAGGCGTCGAGCAGGCGTTGAAGAAGCTGGGCGTGGCGGATTCGCATCGACACTATGAGCACTTCGGCCCCGCCATGCCGCTTAACGCGGCCTAA
- a CDS encoding Rrf2 family transcriptional regulator: MHLTSFTDYSIRVLLYLAVKGEERATIDEIASMYKVSRHHVMKIVQELNQKGYLTAIRGKHGGLWLKRDPASIKLGALVRDTESEFGLVECFRDKNACVITPACRLPPVLNEALEAFFAVLDRYTLADLLEDRLPQLRQLLRIPAVNVAT, from the coding sequence ATGCACCTGACCAGCTTTACCGATTACTCCATTCGCGTGCTGCTCTATCTAGCGGTAAAGGGCGAGGAACGCGCAACGATCGACGAGATCGCCTCGATGTATAAGGTGTCGCGCCATCACGTGATGAAAATCGTCCAGGAGCTCAACCAGAAGGGCTACCTCACCGCCATCCGCGGCAAGCACGGCGGCCTTTGGCTGAAGCGCGACCCTGCCAGCATTAAACTCGGTGCGCTGGTGCGCGATACCGAGTCTGAATTTGGCTTGGTAGAATGCTTTCGCGACAAAAATGCCTGCGTGATCACGCCCGCCTGCCGCCTGCCGCCGGTGCTCAATGAGGCGTTGGAGGCGTTTTTTGCGGTACTGGATCGCTACACCCTGGCAGACCTACTGGAGGACCGTTTGCCGCAGCTACGCCAGCTACTGCGTATACCAGCGGTTAACGTGGCGACCTAG